In a single window of the Deltaproteobacteria bacterium genome:
- a CDS encoding adenosylhomocysteinase: protein LHLEKLGVKLTRLTARQADYIGVPIDGPYKPDHYRY from the coding sequence CTCCACCTCGAGAAGCTCGGCGTGAAGCTCACCCGCCTCACCGCCCGCCAGGCCGACTACATCGGCGTCCCGATCGACGGTCCCTACAAGCCGGACCATTATCGCTACTGA